In Methanooceanicella nereidis, one genomic interval encodes:
- the acs gene encoding acetate--CoA ligase alpha subunit: protein MLEKMFYPASVAVIGASTEKGKVGRAVLDNLIDGFGGKIFPINPKAPEIEGIKCYKSVLEVPGDIDLAVIVIPAKFVPQSVKECGEKGIKNLVIISAGFKEVGVEGARLENEVKEIAKNYGIRIVGPNCLGILNTYSKCNASFAKKMPPKGNMSIITQSGALGTAILDWSEMTDVGFANFVSLGNKSDLNEIDFMQAWKEDKETNVILAYLEGITDGQRFINVSRDVTKEKPVIVVKSGRTGAGARAVSSHTGSLAGADAAYDSAFAQCGVIRADTVDQFFDLAGGFSGQPIPKGDRVVIVTNAGGPGILATDACEKYGLKIATLSTETVEKLKTTLPPAANFYNPVDVLGDAPAKLYDFALETVLADEGVDGVIVLATPQSMTDPVGIAEVIARLRKTTDKPILPCFVGGTVMAEGVEELKKYKLYNYEDPDRAAYTLRQMDRFNKIRNRVYEKPRQFDVDKETVRKTIEDSRKAGISVLGLEALPVLEAYGIPTLKYRVVDNAEKAKETAREFGYPVVMKIVSPQIIHKSDVGGVRVGLDSDEALENAYNKMMTDVKAAVPHCRIHGVLIQQMATGGKEVILGMNRDPQFGPLLMFGLGGIYVEVLKDVQFRVAPLTEQDALGMIYGIKTHQMLEGTRGEKPSDIEKLIELLQRLSQLVTDFPEILELDINPVKVYEKGKGCLALDVRMTIQ, encoded by the coding sequence ATGTTAGAAAAGATGTTTTACCCGGCAAGCGTCGCCGTTATCGGCGCGTCAACAGAGAAAGGAAAAGTAGGTAGAGCAGTGCTCGATAATCTCATCGATGGCTTTGGCGGAAAGATATTTCCGATAAACCCTAAAGCCCCTGAGATCGAGGGTATCAAGTGCTATAAGAGCGTCCTGGAAGTTCCGGGAGACATCGACCTTGCAGTCATAGTCATTCCTGCAAAGTTCGTACCCCAGTCGGTCAAAGAATGCGGTGAAAAGGGCATCAAGAACCTTGTCATAATATCCGCAGGATTCAAGGAAGTAGGCGTAGAGGGTGCAAGGCTCGAAAACGAGGTAAAGGAGATAGCAAAGAACTACGGGATCAGGATCGTCGGCCCGAACTGTCTGGGTATCCTGAATACATATTCCAAATGTAATGCGTCGTTCGCGAAAAAAATGCCCCCGAAGGGGAACATGTCTATCATAACACAGTCCGGTGCACTCGGTACAGCGATCCTCGACTGGTCTGAGATGACCGATGTAGGCTTTGCGAACTTCGTAAGCCTGGGTAACAAGTCGGACCTGAACGAGATAGACTTCATGCAGGCCTGGAAAGAGGATAAGGAAACTAATGTCATTTTAGCATATCTCGAAGGCATCACAGACGGCCAGAGGTTCATCAACGTCTCAAGGGACGTCACGAAAGAAAAGCCCGTCATAGTCGTTAAGAGCGGCAGGACTGGCGCAGGTGCCAGAGCGGTATCGTCCCATACGGGCAGCCTGGCAGGCGCTGACGCGGCATACGACTCTGCGTTCGCACAGTGCGGCGTCATACGCGCGGACACTGTCGACCAGTTCTTTGACCTCGCGGGCGGGTTCTCCGGCCAGCCGATCCCGAAGGGTGACAGGGTGGTCATCGTTACGAACGCGGGCGGACCGGGTATCCTTGCGACCGACGCGTGTGAAAAATACGGGTTAAAGATAGCCACTTTATCGACCGAGACCGTGGAGAAGCTAAAGACCACTCTTCCGCCGGCCGCTAACTTCTATAACCCTGTAGACGTGCTTGGAGATGCTCCCGCAAAACTATATGATTTTGCCCTGGAGACCGTCCTTGCCGATGAAGGAGTCGACGGTGTTATAGTCCTGGCCACGCCGCAGTCTATGACCGATCCGGTCGGGATAGCGGAGGTCATCGCCAGGCTCAGGAAGACGACTGATAAGCCCATACTTCCATGCTTTGTCGGCGGCACCGTGATGGCCGAAGGCGTAGAGGAGCTAAAGAAATATAAGCTCTATAATTATGAGGACCCTGACAGGGCTGCGTATACGCTGCGCCAGATGGACAGGTTCAACAAGATACGCAATCGCGTATACGAGAAACCAAGGCAGTTCGACGTGGACAAGGAGACCGTCAGGAAGACCATTGAGGATTCCAGGAAGGCTGGCATCTCGGTGCTTGGACTTGAAGCCCTCCCGGTGCTCGAGGCTTACGGTATCCCGACATTAAAATACAGGGTCGTCGACAACGCTGAAAAGGCAAAAGAGACCGCCAGGGAATTCGGTTATCCGGTCGTCATGAAGATCGTCTCGCCGCAGATCATCCACAAATCTGACGTGGGCGGCGTTCGAGTGGGCCTCGACAGCGACGAGGCGTTAGAGAACGCGTACAATAAGATGATGACTGATGTAAAGGCCGCCGTGCCGCACTGCCGTATCCATGGCGTATTGATACAGCAGATGGCCACCGGAGGAAAAGAGGTCATCCTTGGAATGAACCGCGACCCGCAGTTCGGCCCGCTCTTAATGTTCGGCCTTGGCGGCATATACGTAGAAGTTCTGAAAGACGTACAGTTCAGGGTAGCGCCGCTTACCGAACAGGATGCCCTGGGAATGATCTACGGCATTAAGACGCATCAGATGCTTGAAGGCACCAGAGGCGAAAAGCCGTCGGACATAGAGAAGCTCATCGAGCTGCTCCAAAGGCTCTCGCAGCTTGTGACGGACTTCCCCGAGATATTAGAGCTTGACATCAACCCTGTCAAGGTATATGAAAAGGGCAAGGGCTGCCTTGCGCTGGACGTAAGAATGACTATACAGTAG
- a CDS encoding adenosylcobinamide amidohydrolase, which translates to MRSLRYYVNEDTLIIKGDLDGFSTGINGGRKRVRSIINHHVNKDFNHDDPVKYMDEVASKLGADFPYFGFMTAVYMENLCVVRDHLITAFITAGISNPCHDPHVPGTINIILIVHGKMSEGAIGSAVITATEAKAKALFEMGFEFTGTTTDAVAVLTEVRDYGSLCEPAFYEYSGTYTNLGQSIYRCVKKGVTEGIKRQHAVVGNDKVKSRVFIYAQNEQGPYWISHPSEANGKGKCSYYPCHYEGQDCTHCFCPLYPCEDPEFGKWILSTKGYPVWTCMNCTLLHKPGAAVYLAKNPGSHTKELKELK; encoded by the coding sequence GTGCGAAGTTTGAGATATTATGTTAATGAAGATACGCTTATCATAAAAGGAGATCTTGATGGTTTCAGCACAGGCATAAACGGCGGAAGAAAAAGAGTGCGATCCATCATTAACCATCATGTTAACAAAGACTTCAACCATGACGACCCGGTAAAATATATGGACGAGGTCGCCTCAAAGCTGGGCGCCGACTTTCCGTATTTCGGATTTATGACTGCCGTGTACATGGAAAACCTGTGCGTCGTAAGGGATCACCTGATAACGGCATTCATTACGGCAGGCATCAGCAATCCCTGCCATGACCCTCATGTGCCCGGAACGATCAACATTATCCTGATAGTCCACGGGAAGATGTCGGAGGGAGCCATAGGCAGCGCGGTCATCACGGCTACCGAGGCAAAGGCGAAAGCGCTCTTCGAGATGGGCTTCGAGTTCACCGGGACCACTACCGATGCCGTAGCCGTGCTTACCGAGGTAAGGGATTACGGCAGCTTATGCGAGCCCGCGTTCTACGAATACTCGGGCACATACACGAACCTGGGCCAGAGTATATACAGATGCGTTAAAAAAGGCGTCACCGAAGGCATTAAGCGCCAGCACGCTGTCGTCGGAAACGATAAGGTCAAGAGCAGGGTTTTCATATACGCCCAAAATGAACAGGGCCCCTACTGGATATCACATCCGTCCGAGGCGAACGGGAAAGGGAAATGTAGCTATTACCCATGCCATTACGAGGGACAGGACTGTACGCACTGTTTCTGCCCGCTGTACCCGTGCGAAGACCCCGAGTTCGGCAAGTGGATCCTGAGCACTAAAGGATACCCCGTATGGACGTGCATGAACTGTACGCTTCTTCATAAGCCCGGCGCTGCTGTCTATCTGGCAAAGAATCCGGGATCACACACTAAAGAGCTTAAAGAGCTCAAATGA
- a CDS encoding ABC transporter substrate-binding protein, with the protein MDLKKQIAIVALLVILITAMCGCTQTNDTSSNTTSAKYPMEITDDYGRVTTITKAPEKIVSLTPANTEILFALGLGDKVVGNTDYCNYPEEAKSKTKVGGITNVNVEQIAALDPDVIFAGSLSKEDMVAKLDSMGYKTIAQDPRNVTGIKQTIMMIADVCDVKDNATRLIEDMDTRVAKVTDITSKMNESEKPKVLMVVWHDPVYVAGSNCYGDDIIKLAGGINAASGIEDYGVMNTEAIIEANPDVIIVTIGEGMDVPYDYFKNATEPWLKDINAIKNGRVYGIDSDTISRAGPRLPDAVEAMAKAIYPELFN; encoded by the coding sequence ATGGACCTAAAAAAACAGATAGCAATCGTTGCATTGCTGGTAATCCTGATCACAGCTATGTGCGGGTGCACACAGACTAACGATACTTCGTCTAACACTACATCCGCAAAATACCCGATGGAGATCACCGACGATTACGGAAGGGTCACAACCATAACAAAGGCCCCTGAAAAGATCGTATCATTGACCCCGGCGAACACGGAGATATTATTCGCTCTCGGGCTTGGTGACAAAGTGGTCGGTAACACCGACTATTGCAACTATCCGGAAGAGGCTAAGAGCAAGACCAAGGTCGGCGGCATCACTAACGTGAACGTCGAGCAGATAGCGGCCCTTGACCCGGACGTCATTTTCGCAGGATCGCTCAGCAAAGAGGATATGGTCGCAAAATTAGACTCGATGGGTTACAAGACCATAGCTCAAGACCCGAGGAACGTTACTGGAATAAAGCAGACTATTATGATGATAGCCGACGTATGCGATGTTAAGGATAACGCCACCAGGCTTATCGAAGATATGGACACAAGGGTGGCGAAAGTCACTGACATCACTTCTAAGATGAACGAGAGCGAAAAGCCAAAAGTTCTCATGGTAGTATGGCATGACCCCGTATACGTGGCCGGCTCGAACTGCTATGGCGACGACATCATCAAACTGGCCGGAGGCATTAACGCAGCATCGGGAATAGAAGATTATGGCGTGATGAACACAGAGGCCATAATCGAAGCTAACCCGGACGTCATAATAGTCACGATCGGAGAGGGAATGGATGTGCCGTATGATTACTTCAAGAACGCGACCGAGCCATGGCTGAAGGACATTAACGCCATCAAGAACGGAAGAGTTTATGGCATTGACTCGGACACGATCTCCCGTGCAGGCCCGAGATTGCCTGATGCGGTAGAAGCTATGGCAAAGGCCATATACCCGGAACTTTTTAACTAA
- a CDS encoding TetR/AcrR family transcriptional regulator, whose product MARISKDPLERKSEIIDTAESMFIEKGYDQTTVSDIVKNIGVAQGTFYYYFNSKEDVLNEVIERYFRNFESMVDKICGDDELNAQQKLQMIIDLSFDFPKGKQKMVQFLHYEKNILIHQRYSSQINALIIPKVGQVLEQGISEGLFRTGYPRETTELLLVMFGYLHDSMSLLENTEEINRKLLAAKEIVEKVLGVKTGTFKLSVKCRDLI is encoded by the coding sequence TTGGCACGAATATCCAAAGACCCTCTAGAGAGAAAAAGCGAGATCATAGATACTGCCGAAAGCATGTTCATTGAAAAAGGCTATGACCAGACGACCGTCAGCGACATCGTGAAGAACATCGGCGTCGCCCAGGGGACTTTTTACTATTATTTTAATTCGAAAGAGGATGTGTTGAATGAGGTAATAGAGCGCTATTTCCGAAACTTCGAAAGTATGGTCGATAAGATATGCGGAGACGATGAGCTTAACGCACAGCAAAAACTCCAGATGATCATCGACCTGTCCTTCGATTTCCCGAAAGGCAAACAGAAGATGGTGCAATTCCTGCATTACGAAAAGAACATTCTGATACATCAAAGGTATTCCTCGCAGATCAACGCGCTGATCATACCTAAGGTGGGACAAGTCTTAGAACAGGGGATCAGCGAAGGGCTGTTCAGGACAGGCTATCCGAGAGAGACTACGGAACTTTTACTTGTGATGTTCGGATACTTGCATGACTCGATGTCTCTCCTGGAAAACACAGAGGAGATCAACAGAAAATTACTGGCTGCTAAAGAGATAGTTGAGAAAGTCCTTGGAGTAAAGACGGGAACTTTTAAATTATCGGTAAAATGCCGGGACCTTATTTGA